A window of Candidatus Xiphinematobacter sp. Idaho Grape contains these coding sequences:
- a CDS encoding LysM peptidoglycan-binding domain-containing protein: MRLLLFWVFFSFLCTGCDGPTFFSTNLRQRAERAEADGKYRQALELYERCIDGTPMGREVHYRMALICSSKTHYLVGALYHFQRFIEQVPKDTRIKEVLEDMRRLRLLLASQLSEGVLVSRAEAIRLRNANLSLQSQLITLRSQKESPLQTQASSKKKPTSRTGPETRTYRVKQGDTLVIISARFYKTPRRWRDIADANRAQLNGSTHLKAGIVLTIPNI, encoded by the coding sequence ATGAGGCTTTTGCTTTTCTGGGTATTTTTCTCTTTTTTGTGTACTGGATGCGATGGCCCTACTTTTTTTTCTACTAACTTGCGTCAACGTGCCGAGCGGGCAGAGGCAGATGGAAAATATCGCCAAGCACTGGAGCTTTACGAGAGATGCATAGATGGAACTCCTATGGGAAGAGAAGTTCACTATCGTATGGCTCTAATTTGTAGCTCCAAAACTCACTATTTGGTGGGGGCTCTCTATCATTTTCAGCGTTTTATTGAGCAAGTTCCAAAGGATACTCGCATTAAGGAGGTTCTAGAGGACATGAGGCGCCTTCGTCTCCTCCTTGCAAGCCAACTTTCTGAAGGAGTACTAGTTTCTCGGGCAGAAGCTATACGCCTTAGGAATGCAAACCTTTCCCTTCAATCTCAGTTGATAACCTTGCGTTCTCAGAAAGAATCTCCTCTTCAGACCCAAGCCTCTTCTAAAAAGAAGCCCACCAGTCGAACCGGTCCGGAGACACGCACTTATAGAGTGAAGCAAGGTGATACGCTCGTTATAATTTCCGCAAGATTCTACAAGACTCCACGGCGTTGGAGGGACATTGCAGATGCAAATCGAGCCCAGCTTAACGGCTCCACGCACCTTAAAGCAGGTATTGTACTGACTATCCCCAATATCTGA
- the lepB gene encoding signal peptidase I has translation MLFFTPSYIREARRALYVVHKALRYQKDLLTLKQLRKLRDGISQLQEAIRQEKKDSVIFSMQALEQCTLRVMPQHNRPGWRENIETILVAVILAVSIRAYFLQPFKIPSGSMQPTLFGVTGHPSSLPPPSLPIRILDLAVYGRSHLDVIAQSNETILHIEEHRFLNFFTFTQLIGDKHTYWAFAPSSALYSYFGVSVGRFYRRGQAIARGIVSSGDQLFVDKLGCHFIPPRRGDILVFRTLNIPKIQSRRLKNVAFEHYIKRLVGVPGDVLRIDPPLLFINGKVPAELGLQRVMSCSNSFQGYVNVPFSLYLSTPQDTFTVPPNSYFVLGDNSYNSSDSREWGIVPQENVIGRALFILWPFSTRWGWIH, from the coding sequence ATGCTCTTCTTTACCCCTAGCTATATTAGAGAAGCACGGCGGGCCTTATATGTAGTGCACAAAGCGCTGCGCTATCAGAAAGATCTGCTCACTTTGAAACAGCTGCGAAAGCTGAGGGATGGCATCTCTCAACTGCAAGAAGCAATACGACAAGAAAAAAAAGACAGCGTCATTTTTTCCATGCAGGCTTTAGAGCAATGTACCCTCCGAGTAATGCCACAGCATAACCGTCCAGGTTGGCGTGAAAATATAGAAACGATTCTAGTAGCTGTCATTCTGGCGGTTAGTATACGAGCATACTTTCTCCAGCCGTTCAAAATTCCCAGCGGCTCCATGCAACCTACCCTCTTTGGAGTTACAGGCCACCCCTCCTCCCTTCCCCCGCCTTCTCTGCCTATTCGAATCCTTGACCTTGCTGTATATGGACGCTCACATCTAGATGTCATTGCTCAGTCTAATGAGACTATTCTCCACATAGAGGAGCATCGGTTTCTTAATTTTTTTACCTTTACACAGCTCATAGGAGACAAGCACACCTACTGGGCTTTTGCTCCGTCTTCTGCACTTTATTCTTACTTTGGTGTAAGCGTAGGACGCTTCTATAGGCGCGGACAAGCCATCGCTCGCGGGATAGTCTCTTCAGGAGATCAGTTGTTTGTAGATAAACTCGGATGCCACTTTATCCCCCCACGCCGAGGTGATATCCTCGTGTTCAGGACGCTAAACATCCCAAAAATCCAGTCCCGCCGTCTGAAGAACGTCGCCTTTGAGCACTATATAAAACGCCTAGTGGGAGTTCCAGGCGATGTTCTGCGTATCGATCCCCCTCTTCTCTTCATTAATGGGAAAGTGCCCGCCGAGTTGGGACTACAGCGGGTAATGAGTTGTAGCAATAGCTTTCAAGGATATGTGAACGTTCCCTTCTCTCTATACCTTTCTACACCGCAAGACACCTTCACTGTGCCCCCAAATAGTTACTTTGTACTGGGGGATAATAGCTATAATTCCAGTGATAGTCGGGAATGGGGGATTGTCCCGCAGGAAAATGTAATAGGTCGAGCCTTATTTATTCTCTGGCCGTTTAGTACGCGATGGGGATGGATTCATTAA
- the lepA gene encoding translation elongation factor 4, which translates to MPANLTRNFCIIAHIDHGKTTLSDRLLESTGTIAERERQDQLLDSMDLERERGITIKAHPVTMHYLAQDGQNYRLNLLDTPGHVDFAHEVSRSLAACEGALLIIDAAQGVEAQTVANVSLATRQNLTIIPIINKIDLPSADIHATKLQLEEVLTIPAQEAIEVSAKTGIGVADVLEAIVNRVPPPTSQDEVLRGSVFDSVFDSHRGVVGYIRIFSGSIVPGQIVKMMATNKHYTIKEVGIFTPKKTSQPQLESGDVGYFIANIKSTSEILVGDTLTDSHHPAPLPLPGFQRIHPMVFSGIYPINTTNFGSLKTAMGKLQLNDAAFMFQTESSAALGFGFRCGFLGLLHMEIVQERLRREYAIDIIATHPSVIYEVIKTNGERLEVDNPANLPDRSAILEIREPIVDCFIMVPNENLGDLMRLTSERRGVVEQTRSVDSRRIMIKAVLPLNEIVVDFHDKIKTLTHGYGSMDYESAGSRPANLVKLEILVNGEPVDAFSSIVHRDRAEARGRCLTERLREVIPQQLYQVAIQAAIGGKIVARENVSPLRKNVTAKCYGGDITRKRKLIEKQKEGKRRMRTIGRVSIPPEAFIAVLRAR; encoded by the coding sequence ATGCCAGCAAATCTTACGCGTAACTTTTGTATCATCGCGCACATCGATCATGGCAAGACTACGCTTTCCGACCGCCTTTTAGAAAGTACTGGAACTATCGCGGAGAGAGAGAGGCAGGATCAGCTCCTTGATTCTATGGACCTTGAACGAGAGCGTGGCATCACTATCAAGGCTCACCCAGTAACAATGCATTATCTGGCTCAAGATGGACAAAACTACCGGCTTAATCTTCTTGATACCCCAGGGCATGTAGACTTTGCCCACGAAGTCTCCCGCAGCCTGGCAGCCTGCGAAGGCGCCCTGCTGATTATCGATGCTGCCCAGGGGGTGGAAGCACAAACTGTCGCTAATGTAAGTCTGGCAACCAGGCAAAACCTAACCATTATTCCGATAATAAACAAGATTGATCTTCCTAGTGCAGATATCCATGCAACGAAGCTGCAGCTGGAAGAAGTGCTGACTATTCCTGCCCAAGAAGCTATTGAAGTAAGCGCCAAAACTGGTATCGGGGTCGCTGATGTTCTAGAAGCAATCGTCAATCGTGTCCCGCCTCCAACCAGCCAAGATGAAGTCCTGCGTGGCTCTGTGTTTGATTCTGTATTTGACAGTCATAGAGGAGTCGTTGGGTACATCCGCATTTTTTCAGGAAGCATAGTACCCGGTCAAATAGTCAAGATGATGGCGACAAACAAGCACTACACAATTAAAGAGGTGGGAATCTTTACCCCAAAGAAGACGAGCCAGCCGCAATTGGAATCTGGTGATGTTGGCTACTTCATCGCAAACATTAAATCTACCTCAGAAATTCTGGTGGGAGATACGCTTACAGACTCTCATCATCCTGCTCCCCTTCCTCTTCCCGGATTCCAGAGAATACATCCAATGGTGTTTTCTGGGATTTATCCTATCAATACTACGAACTTTGGATCTCTTAAGACAGCCATGGGTAAGCTACAGTTAAATGACGCCGCATTTATGTTTCAGACGGAGAGCAGTGCAGCCCTTGGGTTCGGATTTCGCTGTGGATTCCTCGGTCTGCTTCATATGGAGATTGTCCAAGAACGCCTCAGACGGGAGTATGCTATAGACATCATAGCTACCCACCCAAGTGTAATCTACGAAGTAATCAAAACCAATGGTGAGCGTCTAGAAGTAGACAATCCTGCCAATTTACCTGATAGGAGTGCTATCCTAGAAATCCGAGAGCCCATTGTGGACTGTTTTATCATGGTTCCAAATGAGAATCTTGGGGACCTTATGCGTCTTACCTCGGAAAGGAGAGGAGTAGTAGAGCAAACGAGATCTGTGGATAGTCGCCGGATAATGATAAAAGCTGTCTTGCCCCTCAATGAGATCGTGGTAGACTTCCACGATAAGATTAAGACCCTGACCCATGGCTATGGTTCTATGGACTATGAATCAGCGGGTAGCCGTCCTGCAAATCTCGTGAAGCTAGAAATTTTGGTCAATGGAGAGCCGGTTGATGCATTCTCCAGTATCGTGCACCGCGACAGAGCGGAAGCAAGAGGTCGATGCCTAACAGAGAGGCTAAGGGAGGTAATCCCCCAACAGCTTTATCAGGTAGCAATCCAGGCAGCTATTGGTGGGAAAATCGTCGCGCGTGAAAACGTCTCTCCACTGCGGAAGAATGTGACTGCAAAATGCTACGGAGGCGATATCACCCGCAAGCGGAAGCTGATAGAAAAACAAAAAGAGGGCAAGAGAAGGATGAGGACAATCGGTAGAGTAAGCATTCCACCAGAGGCGTTTATAGCAGTCCTAAGGGCTCGCTAA
- a CDS encoding sugar phosphate nucleotidyltransferase, with the protein MIFIADLACTYNVPVKIRIKKLAIAAVADDISLAFVFLNGSARAVLHRPYFVYGIINLMALSLLILAAGMGSRYERLKQMDPVGPNNEVIMEYSVYDALQHGFDEVVFVLRREFEEVFRRKVLRRLSGHIRAGFVLQDLNDLPPGFSAPNDRSKPWGTGHAVWCARHVLKKSFVAINADDFYGEDAFRNAALFFSQSGLKHTAFMMSGFQLANTLSDHGPVSRAICAVNWLGMLQAVEEHLSIENRPDGIVSLTEDVVVKRFKGTEAVSLNFWGLTPCLFPLLEESFCSFLSRNLNATEEEFYISRAISEMLFHSKITVSVLPTSSRWYGVTYKEDKFPMVRAITDFVQSGSYPAALWK; encoded by the coding sequence GTGATTTTCATAGCAGATCTAGCATGCACCTACAATGTACCTGTAAAAATTAGAATCAAAAAGCTTGCTATAGCAGCAGTGGCTGATGACATAAGCCTTGCGTTCGTTTTTTTAAACGGATCGGCTCGAGCAGTACTGCATCGTCCGTATTTTGTCTATGGCATAATTAACCTCATGGCTCTTTCTCTCTTGATTCTTGCAGCTGGAATGGGGAGCCGATATGAGAGGCTAAAACAGATGGACCCCGTCGGCCCTAACAATGAGGTGATCATGGAATATTCTGTTTACGATGCCTTACAGCATGGTTTCGACGAAGTGGTATTCGTTCTACGTAGAGAGTTTGAAGAAGTGTTTCGTAGGAAAGTTCTCCGGCGATTGAGTGGGCATATACGCGCAGGTTTTGTGTTGCAGGATCTGAACGATTTACCTCCCGGATTTTCCGCGCCTAATGATCGCAGTAAGCCTTGGGGAACAGGGCATGCTGTTTGGTGTGCTCGTCATGTTCTCAAAAAATCCTTTGTTGCCATTAATGCAGATGACTTTTACGGAGAGGATGCTTTTCGCAATGCAGCTTTGTTTTTCTCGCAGTCTGGGCTAAAGCACACTGCCTTTATGATGTCAGGGTTTCAGCTAGCGAACACCCTTTCGGATCATGGACCCGTTTCCCGAGCAATATGTGCTGTCAACTGGCTGGGAATGTTACAGGCGGTAGAGGAGCATTTGAGTATTGAGAATCGTCCAGATGGGATTGTGAGCCTCACGGAAGATGTTGTAGTAAAACGGTTTAAGGGTACAGAAGCCGTTTCATTAAACTTTTGGGGGCTAACTCCCTGCCTGTTTCCACTCTTGGAAGAAAGTTTTTGCTCCTTTCTTTCAAGAAATTTGAATGCTACAGAGGAGGAATTCTATATCTCTAGAGCAATCTCAGAAATGCTTTTTCACTCTAAGATCACTGTATCTGTCCTTCCAACTAGTAGCCGCTGGTACGGGGTAACCTATAAAGAGGATAAGTTTCCTATGGTTAGAGCGATTACAGACTTTGTACAGAGTGGGAGCTATCCAGCGGCCCTCTGGAAGTGA
- a CDS encoding metal-dependent hydrolase, with protein MKITYYGHACFKVRIVGAELLFDPFITPNPLANHIQLEQVSADYIFVSHGHEDHLADAAYLARTRNIPIISNWEVCNWFAKQGVCKTHAMNHGGTLILPFGKVKYVYAQHSSSLPDGSYGGNPGGFVVHSSAGAFYYSGDTALNTDMKCIGEDFQLNFSALPIGDTFTMGYEDAARAAYLTKVRDVLGLHYDTFPAIQIDQQTALHHFQQANLQLLLLPIGASIKL; from the coding sequence ATGAAAATCACTTATTATGGGCACGCTTGCTTCAAAGTGCGTATTGTAGGAGCGGAGCTGTTGTTTGACCCATTTATCACCCCAAATCCACTCGCCAATCATATCCAGTTAGAACAGGTCTCGGCAGACTATATTTTCGTTAGCCATGGACATGAGGATCATTTAGCTGATGCCGCCTACTTAGCCCGCACAAGGAACATTCCCATTATCTCTAATTGGGAGGTCTGCAACTGGTTTGCAAAGCAGGGAGTGTGCAAAACGCACGCCATGAACCATGGAGGTACTCTGATCCTGCCATTTGGGAAGGTAAAGTATGTTTATGCGCAGCACAGTAGCAGCTTACCTGATGGCTCGTACGGTGGTAACCCGGGAGGATTTGTCGTGCACTCCAGCGCTGGGGCGTTTTACTACTCGGGTGATACCGCTCTGAACACTGACATGAAGTGCATCGGGGAAGATTTTCAGCTTAATTTCTCGGCCTTACCTATTGGTGATACCTTCACGATGGGATACGAAGACGCTGCGCGAGCGGCATACCTTACTAAGGTAAGGGATGTGCTTGGCTTGCATTATGATACATTCCCTGCCATTCAAATCGACCAGCAAACGGCTCTGCACCACTTCCAGCAAGCCAACCTGCAATTGCTTCTCCTCCCCATTGGGGCTTCCATTAAATTGTAG
- a CDS encoding RibD family protein encodes MKQCQSSFWPRVIVNFSMSADGKVSTRNWTPSGFGSAEDRRRLQEIRARGDAIMVGRKTAEIDQMRMGISLADLRARRQAAGKPAEPLRVLVSARGLLDPRMKVFSAMRAPLLIFTACNLLLRMQSKFPEGVIINVLTERSFSVRTILRVLRFQYHVRTLVCEGGPTLMRSLLEVDAVAEVNLTIEPLIFGGCRAPTLSGLLDKFLGRPIRFQIESIEVKEGACFLRYARRAKRHPRISRAMPTI; translated from the coding sequence ATGAAACAATGCCAGAGCAGCTTTTGGCCTAGAGTCATCGTCAACTTTTCCATGAGCGCCGACGGAAAAGTATCTACGCGAAACTGGACACCTAGCGGATTCGGATCGGCAGAAGATCGTAGGCGTTTGCAGGAAATCCGGGCTCGTGGAGATGCAATAATGGTCGGCCGAAAAACGGCAGAGATCGACCAAATGCGGATGGGAATCTCCCTGGCAGATCTCCGAGCTAGACGGCAAGCAGCTGGTAAGCCAGCAGAGCCGTTGCGCGTGCTAGTAAGTGCACGGGGTCTCTTGGATCCAAGAATGAAGGTTTTTTCCGCAATGCGGGCACCTCTTCTAATTTTCACAGCCTGCAACTTACTCCTTCGCATGCAATCGAAGTTTCCAGAAGGTGTCATCATTAACGTCTTGACCGAAAGATCATTCTCTGTGAGAACCATCCTCCGTGTGTTACGGTTCCAGTACCACGTGCGCACATTAGTCTGCGAAGGGGGGCCTACGCTAATGCGATCGCTGCTGGAAGTGGATGCCGTTGCAGAAGTGAACCTGACAATCGAGCCACTTATTTTTGGGGGATGTCGTGCCCCTACTCTTTCTGGTCTACTCGACAAGTTTTTAGGCCGTCCTATACGTTTTCAGATAGAATCAATAGAAGTAAAAGAGGGGGCCTGCTTTCTAAGGTATGCAAGGAGAGCAAAAAGACACCCGAGAATAAGCAGAGCTATGCCTACAATTTAA